The Deinococcus metallilatus genome segment GCTGCCCGCCGGGACGCCGACCACGTGCGGGCGGAGAAAGGGATACCGCTCGCGCAGCCGCGCTTCCAGGCTCTGCGGGTGGGCCTGGGGGTCGTGAATGCGAATCTCGACCAGGCCGGTACGGCGCGCGAGCGTCAGCAGGCGGCTGACCTTGGGGCGGGAGAGCTGGAGTTCGCGGGCGATGGCGTCGGTGGTGAGGCCCTGGTGATAGTAGAGCCGGGCCACCTGCACGGCCAGCGCGGCTGGGTCGTCGGTCACGCTGCTCAGGATAAGGCGGAGGCGCACCCGAACCCGTCTGAACATCTGTTCGCTTCCCCTTGACAACTGTTCAGAGGCTATGGAAGATGAGCGAACCGACAATTGGGCGCCCGGAGCGAGCGCGGCGCCGTTGGTGCAGGACCTCGGGTGGAGTCCGGCCTTCCGTCATTCGCGGCCCGGCCCGCTGCCGGGAACACACAGGGGGAGAGATGAAATTCACCGTTGCTCAGGAATTCATGGCGGAACTGCTCGGCACGATGGTGCTGATCCTCTTCGGCGTGGGGGTGGTGGCGATGGTGGTCATCTTCGCCAGCACGAATCCGCCGATTCCCGGTGAGATCGTCAAGGGCGGCTACACCAACGTCACGCTGGGGTGGGGCTTCGGCGTGCTGATGGGCATCTTCATGGCGGGCACCATCAGCGGCGCGCACCTCAATCCCGCCGTCACCATCGCGCTGGCCGCCACCGGCCGTTTTCCCTGGTCGAAGGTCCTGCCCTATATCGTCGCGCAGTTTATCGGCGCCTTTCTGGGCGCGGCCATCGTCTTCGCGGTGTACCACGCCAAGTGGCTGGGCTTCGACCCGGACCTCTCGCACACCGCCGGGGTCTTCAGCACCTTCCCCGCCGTCCCCGGCTTCTGGCCCGGCTTCGTGGATCAGGTGGTCGGCACGGCGCTGCTGATGGGCCTGATTCTGGCGATTGGCGACAAGCTGAACAACCCGGCCGGGGCCGCCTGGGGCGCGCTGGCCGTGGCCTTTGTGGTGATGGCCATCGGCATCAGCTTCGGCGGCATGAACGGCTACGCCATCAACCCCGCCCGCGACGCTGGCCCGCGTATCTTCGCG includes the following:
- a CDS encoding MIP/aquaporin family protein produces the protein MKFTVAQEFMAELLGTMVLILFGVGVVAMVVIFASTNPPIPGEIVKGGYTNVTLGWGFGVLMGIFMAGTISGAHLNPAVTIALAATGRFPWSKVLPYIVAQFIGAFLGAAIVFAVYHAKWLGFDPDLSHTAGVFSTFPAVPGFWPGFVDQVVGTALLMGLILAIGDKLNNPAGAAWGALAVAFVVMAIGISFGGMNGYAINPARDAGPRIFAVLAGFRNTGDLNVWLVPIIGPIVGALVGAFIYDFFIGRPLARAGEAAVGEQGVDPAFNLEHQR